From Achromobacter spanius, a single genomic window includes:
- a CDS encoding AraC family transcriptional regulator yields MTLDSTLTDQAAVDAVLLSSLEVQSSLYHLGQYCGNWTASTSGRARASFHLILHGSCRADIASGQESHTLSAGDGIFFLRDIAHVLTPLQPSAARAACGPMQPLSPRQPDGTGLACGFFQFRPGLADLLADTLPDYLLLRADDERFRAARGVFDLILDETTRAPSASPVVLERLTDLLIFFMLRHLAIQDRQAHGLFVLARDPAMAGLLQAILAEPAAPWSMQDMADRVHMSKATFHRRFTLQSGTTPAQLLQLLRMRVARRLLDQGMGIQEAAERVGYQSQAAFSRVFQRTEGMAPSALRRRRPASV; encoded by the coding sequence TTGACCCTAGATTCCACCCTCACCGATCAAGCCGCCGTGGACGCCGTGCTGCTGTCCAGCCTGGAGGTGCAGTCCAGTCTTTATCACCTGGGCCAGTATTGCGGCAACTGGACGGCCAGCACCAGCGGGCGCGCCCGCGCGAGCTTTCACCTGATCCTGCACGGCAGCTGCCGCGCGGACATCGCATCTGGTCAGGAATCGCACACGCTGTCCGCTGGCGACGGCATCTTCTTCCTGCGCGACATCGCCCACGTGCTGACGCCGCTGCAACCGTCCGCCGCCCGCGCCGCATGCGGCCCGATGCAGCCGCTGTCGCCCCGTCAGCCCGATGGCACGGGCCTTGCCTGCGGGTTCTTCCAGTTTCGCCCTGGGCTGGCCGACCTGCTGGCCGACACCCTGCCCGACTATCTGCTGCTGCGCGCGGACGACGAACGCTTTCGTGCCGCGCGCGGCGTGTTCGATCTGATCCTGGACGAGACCACGCGCGCGCCGTCCGCTTCGCCCGTCGTGCTGGAACGCCTGACGGATCTGCTGATCTTCTTCATGCTGCGCCACCTGGCCATTCAAGACCGCCAGGCGCATGGTCTTTTCGTGCTGGCGCGCGATCCGGCCATGGCCGGGCTGCTGCAGGCCATCCTGGCCGAGCCCGCCGCGCCCTGGAGCATGCAGGACATGGCGGACCGCGTTCATATGTCCAAGGCCACCTTCCACCGCCGCTTCACGTTGCAAAGCGGGACAACGCCGGCGCAGCTATTGCAGCTGCTGCGCATGCGCGTGGCGCGGCGGCTCCTGGATCAGGGCATGGGCATCCAGGAGGCCGCCGAACGCGTGGGGTATCAATCCCAGGCCGCGTTCAGCCGGGTATTTCAGCGCACGGAAGGCATGGCGCCGTCCGCCTTGCGGCGGCGCCGTCCCGCATCGGTCTGA
- a CDS encoding O-acetylhomoserine aminocarboxypropyltransferase/cysteine synthase family protein: MTEAKKPNWRLETVAVHGGYRPDPTTRAVAVPIYQTVAYAFDDTQHGADLFDLKVAGNIYTRIMNPTTDVLEQRVAALEGGIAALALASGQSAVTYAILTIAEAGDNIISSSTLYGGTYNLFAHTLPQYGITTRFADPSDLAAFEAQIDDRTKAIFAESVGNPLGNITDIAALAELAHRHGLPLIVDNTVPSPYLLRPIEHGADIVVQSLTKYLGGHGTSLGGAIIDSGKFPWAEHKERFKRLNEPDVSYHGVVYTEAFGPAAYIGRARVVPLRNTGAAISPFNSFQILQGIETLALRVDRIVENAVKIASYLREHPKVEWVNYAGLPNHPDHALAKKYLGGKVPGLFTFGVKGGRDAGARFQDALQLFTRLVNIGDSKSLATHPASTTHRQLNAEELKKAGVREETVRLSIGIEHIDDLIADLEQALEPV; this comes from the coding sequence ATGACTGAAGCGAAGAAGCCCAACTGGCGTCTGGAAACCGTGGCCGTCCACGGCGGCTACCGCCCCGATCCCACCACGCGCGCGGTGGCGGTGCCCATCTACCAGACGGTGGCGTACGCGTTCGATGACACGCAGCACGGCGCGGACCTCTTCGACCTGAAGGTCGCGGGCAACATCTACACCCGCATCATGAACCCGACCACCGACGTGCTGGAGCAGCGCGTGGCGGCCCTGGAAGGCGGCATTGCCGCGCTGGCGCTGGCCTCGGGCCAGTCCGCCGTCACCTACGCGATCCTGACCATCGCCGAAGCGGGCGACAACATCATTTCGTCCAGCACGCTGTACGGCGGCACGTACAACCTGTTCGCGCACACGCTGCCGCAGTACGGCATCACCACGCGCTTTGCCGACCCGTCCGATCTGGCTGCCTTCGAGGCGCAGATCGACGACCGCACCAAGGCGATCTTCGCGGAATCGGTCGGCAATCCGCTGGGCAACATCACCGACATCGCCGCGCTGGCCGAGCTGGCGCATCGCCACGGCCTGCCGCTGATCGTCGACAACACCGTGCCGTCGCCGTACCTGTTGCGTCCCATCGAGCACGGCGCCGACATCGTGGTGCAGTCGCTGACCAAGTATCTGGGCGGGCACGGCACCAGCCTGGGCGGCGCCATCATCGACTCGGGCAAGTTCCCGTGGGCCGAGCACAAGGAACGCTTCAAGCGCCTGAACGAGCCGGACGTCAGCTACCACGGCGTGGTCTACACGGAAGCCTTCGGCCCGGCCGCGTACATTGGCCGCGCCCGCGTGGTGCCGCTGCGCAACACCGGCGCGGCGATCTCGCCGTTCAATTCTTTCCAGATCCTGCAAGGCATCGAGACGCTGGCGCTGCGCGTGGACCGCATCGTGGAGAACGCGGTCAAGATCGCCAGCTACCTGCGCGAGCACCCGAAGGTGGAATGGGTGAATTACGCGGGGCTGCCGAATCATCCGGACCATGCGCTGGCCAAGAAGTACCTGGGCGGCAAGGTGCCGGGCCTGTTTACGTTTGGCGTGAAGGGCGGCCGCGACGCCGGCGCGCGCTTCCAGGATGCGCTGCAGCTGTTCACGCGCCTGGTCAACATCGGCGACTCCAAGTCGTTGGCCACGCACCCGGCATCCACCACGCACCGCCAGCTCAATGCCGAGGAACTGAAGAAGGCCGGCGTGCGCGAGGAAACCGTGCGCCTGTCCATCGGCATCGAGCACATCGACGATCTGATCGCCGATCTGGAACAAGCGCTGGAACCGGTGTAA
- a CDS encoding aminotransferase class V-fold PLP-dependent enzyme: protein MTWQDEFRQLFPITRDKAYANIAYTSPLSPRVSAAVADFFDGITHARSDKPQWLRDADALRVRLARLIGGDAHRLAFTKNTTEGLNTVAQGLAWKEGDNLIVDDQEHPSNALPWLNLRRRGVQVRVAQARAHRFSVDDLWQHVDARTRLIAVSWVQYGTGLRTDIRELGRRCAERGIWLVVDGIQGAGLLRAQVDDWHVDAFACGAHKGMLGPLGVGLLHVSPRLLDALDPFYIGPSGVTTLDKSGLQWQTAVSDASDARRLETGNLNYPGIAGWAGALDLIEQAGPERIEPWVLELSQALSEGLRSLGAQVVLPPGDDVRSTTTALRVADPAAALAHLTQAGVVASVVEYGYVRLSVGAYNNHEDIERILRAARAFAA, encoded by the coding sequence ATGACTTGGCAGGACGAATTCAGACAGTTGTTTCCCATCACGCGCGACAAGGCATACGCCAACATCGCGTACACCAGCCCTTTGTCGCCGCGCGTGTCGGCCGCGGTGGCGGACTTCTTCGACGGCATCACGCATGCCCGCAGCGACAAGCCGCAATGGCTGCGCGATGCCGACGCCTTGCGCGTGCGGCTGGCCCGCCTGATCGGCGGCGACGCGCACCGGCTGGCGTTCACCAAGAACACCACCGAAGGGTTGAACACGGTCGCGCAGGGACTGGCCTGGAAAGAAGGCGACAACCTCATCGTCGACGATCAGGAGCATCCGTCCAACGCCTTGCCGTGGCTGAATCTGCGGCGGCGCGGCGTGCAGGTGCGCGTGGCGCAGGCGCGCGCGCATCGCTTCTCGGTAGATGATCTCTGGCAGCACGTGGACGCCCGCACGCGATTGATCGCCGTGTCGTGGGTGCAGTACGGCACGGGGCTGCGCACCGACATCCGGGAACTGGGACGCCGCTGCGCGGAGCGCGGCATCTGGCTGGTTGTTGACGGCATCCAGGGCGCGGGCCTGCTGCGCGCGCAGGTGGATGACTGGCACGTCGATGCCTTCGCGTGCGGCGCGCACAAGGGCATGCTGGGTCCGCTGGGCGTGGGGCTGCTGCACGTGTCGCCACGGCTGCTCGATGCGCTGGACCCGTTCTACATCGGCCCGTCTGGTGTGACCACGCTGGACAAGTCCGGCCTGCAATGGCAGACGGCGGTATCGGACGCGAGCGATGCGCGCCGGCTGGAAACCGGCAACCTGAACTATCCCGGCATCGCCGGTTGGGCGGGCGCGCTGGACCTGATCGAACAGGCCGGGCCCGAGCGCATCGAGCCCTGGGTGCTTGAGCTGTCGCAGGCGCTGAGCGAGGGACTGCGCAGCCTTGGCGCGCAGGTCGTGTTGCCGCCGGGCGACGACGTGCGCAGCACCACGACGGCGTTGCGCGTGGCCGACCCCGCGGCCGCGCTGGCGCATTTGACGCAGGCCGGTGTCGTGGCAAGCGTCGTGGAGTATGGTTACGTGCGCCTGTCCGTGGGCGCCTACAACAACCATGAAGACATCGAACGCATTCTGCGTGCCGCGCGCGCGTTTGCGGCCTGA
- a CDS encoding amino acid ABC transporter substrate-binding protein translates to MRLIHLFKAAGVAAAMTLAGASQAGTVDTIKKRGELVCGVSQGSAGLSIADKQGRWTGLDADLCRALAAAVLGDPDKTRFVPLSSQQRFPALQSGEIDVLNRNTTITSGRDAGLGIASAGIVFYDGQGFLVPRKLGVKSATELEGAQVCVQPGTVNEQNLVDYFKKNKLSYRPVVIENLVELEQAFYAGRCDVYLSDASTLAASRAARASKPDDFVILPERINKSPLGPFVRQDDPNWAAIVRWTVNALVAAEELGITAKNADSQAQSTDAQVRRLLGVDPGIGKSFGLDETWAKQAIKAVGNYGEVWDRNLGAATPLKLERGLNAQWNKGGLLYSPPFQ, encoded by the coding sequence ATGCGTTTGATTCATCTATTCAAGGCCGCGGGCGTGGCCGCCGCGATGACGCTTGCCGGTGCCTCACAGGCCGGCACGGTGGACACCATCAAGAAGCGCGGCGAGCTGGTGTGCGGCGTCAGCCAAGGCTCGGCAGGCTTGTCGATTGCCGATAAGCAAGGCCGCTGGACCGGCCTTGACGCCGACCTGTGCCGCGCGCTGGCCGCCGCCGTGCTGGGCGATCCGGACAAGACCCGCTTCGTGCCGCTGAGCTCGCAGCAACGCTTTCCGGCTCTGCAGTCCGGCGAGATCGACGTGCTGAACCGCAACACCACCATCACCTCGGGCCGCGACGCCGGGCTGGGCATTGCATCCGCCGGCATCGTGTTCTACGACGGCCAAGGCTTCCTGGTGCCCCGCAAGCTGGGCGTCAAGAGCGCCACCGAACTGGAAGGCGCGCAGGTCTGCGTGCAGCCCGGCACCGTGAATGAACAGAACCTGGTGGACTACTTCAAGAAGAACAAGCTCAGCTATCGCCCGGTGGTCATCGAGAACCTGGTCGAACTTGAACAGGCTTTCTACGCCGGACGCTGCGACGTCTACCTGTCGGATGCGTCCACCCTGGCCGCCAGCCGCGCCGCCCGCGCCAGCAAGCCGGACGACTTCGTCATCCTGCCCGAGCGCATCAACAAGTCGCCGCTTGGTCCCTTCGTGCGCCAGGACGACCCGAACTGGGCCGCCATCGTGCGCTGGACGGTCAACGCGCTGGTTGCCGCCGAAGAGCTGGGCATCACCGCCAAGAACGCCGACAGCCAGGCCCAAAGCACCGACGCGCAAGTGCGCCGCCTGCTTGGCGTGGATCCCGGCATCGGAAAGAGCTTCGGCCTGGACGAAACCTGGGCCAAACAGGCGATCAAGGCGGTGGGCAACTACGGCGAGGTGTGGGACCGCAACCTGGGCGCCGCCACGCCGCTCAAGCTGGAACGCGGCTTGAATGCGCAATGGAACAAGGGCGGTTTGCTGTATTCGCCGCCGTTTCAGTGA